One window from the genome of Deinococcus arcticus encodes:
- a CDS encoding damage-inducible protein DinB, giving the protein MTTPPLNVLQYALVGGAAFRRPDDLLAGLTWAEATRSVPGAPYTLAELLFHLAVTSRASLDLASGRAQSWPGELSVWPTEALTEAQLAQIVTDLQVALAEAQVLAQDPSGRARDVLTDLAAHSAYHWGQVALLRRLHGTLPPPVVGASSTSSTNVC; this is encoded by the coding sequence ATGACCACGCCTCCCCTGAACGTGCTGCAGTACGCCCTGGTGGGCGGCGCCGCTTTTCGCCGCCCCGACGACCTGCTTGCTGGCCTCACCTGGGCCGAGGCCACGCGGTCTGTGCCGGGCGCACCCTACACACTGGCCGAACTGCTGTTTCATCTCGCAGTCACCAGCCGCGCCAGCCTGGACCTCGCCTCTGGGCGTGCCCAGAGCTGGCCTGGGGAACTGAGTGTCTGGCCCACTGAAGCCCTGACCGAGGCCCAGCTGGCCCAGATCGTCACCGACCTGCAGGTGGCCCTGGCCGAGGCCCAGGTGCTGGCCCAGGACCCCTCTGGCCGCGCCCGCGACGTGCTGACCGATCTGGCCGCGCACAGTGCCTATCACTGGGGACAGGTGGCCCTGCTGCGCCGCCTGCACGGCACCCTGCCGCCCCCAGTGGTAGGCGCCAGCTCCACCAGTTCAACAAACGTCTGTTAG
- a CDS encoding response regulator → MTHAPFPSPTAIQILLVEDSEPDILLTQEAFAEAGITNELSVARDGVEALERLRTPGAMPRPDVILLDINMPRMNGLEFLREIKRDPQLMTIPVIMLTTSEAEEDILRSYEAFAASYVVKPVDFDRFYSAIQALGRYMVTIVRVPGPGEPGGRRSA, encoded by the coding sequence ATGACGCACGCCCCCTTCCCCTCCCCCACCGCCATCCAGATTCTTCTGGTCGAAGACAGCGAGCCGGACATCCTGCTCACCCAGGAAGCCTTTGCCGAGGCGGGGATTACCAACGAGCTGTCTGTGGCCCGCGACGGCGTCGAGGCGCTGGAACGTCTGCGCACGCCCGGCGCCATGCCCCGGCCCGATGTGATTCTGCTGGACATCAACATGCCCCGCATGAACGGTCTGGAATTCCTGCGCGAGATCAAGCGCGACCCCCAGCTGATGACCATTCCGGTGATCATGCTGACCACCAGCGAGGCCGAGGAAGACATTCTGCGCTCCTACGAGGCCTTTGCCGCCAGTTACGTGGTCAAGCCGGTGGATTTTGACCGCTTTTACTCGGCCATTCAGGCGCTGGGCCGGTACATGGTCACGATTGTGCGGGTGCCGGGCCCGGGCGAGCCCGGCGGGCGCCGCTCAGCCTGA